The following proteins are co-located in the Oceanimonas sp. GK1 genome:
- a CDS encoding M48 family metalloprotease: MKLSTAPLILALTLALPALADNSLPDIGTAGVSAMSVEREVRFGEAFSRFARANQPVVDDPVLNEYISDLGLQLLSQADSVRFPFRFLLIRDDSINASAFLGGVVQLHTGLFLYADNESELASVMAHEITHVTQRHIARYLESQSRSTPLTIAGLVGSVALAVVNPQAGMAALQTTLGLRMQSAINYTRDNEFEADRLGLRLLHNAGFDPNAMASFFQKLSDKYQFASTPPQMLLTHPLPASRIAEARTRAAEYAVRPLAPSLNFQLAKARIMVRLQQAGTQELHKYFEQAAAGNDGWLPDAARYGQALALMAINQPEAARPLLEQVARGHGNNLFVLDALTDLDNAEGRHDAAISRLEGAHRRLPDNRVVMINLADTLLQAGRHQDAATLLDDHARRYGDNALVWELLAQALRPLGDESAFRRAQAELAALEGRFDVAVQQMELAATLSQDAMQRARLGARLEQLRQQQQEWDALRN, encoded by the coding sequence ATGAAGTTAAGCACCGCGCCCCTGATCCTGGCCCTTACCCTGGCCCTGCCCGCACTGGCCGACAACAGCCTGCCCGATATCGGCACCGCCGGGGTCAGTGCCATGTCGGTGGAGCGCGAAGTGCGCTTTGGCGAGGCCTTCAGCCGCTTTGCCCGGGCCAACCAGCCGGTGGTGGACGATCCCGTGCTCAACGAGTACATCAGCGATCTGGGGCTGCAACTGTTGTCCCAGGCCGACTCGGTGCGCTTTCCGTTTCGCTTTCTGTTGATCAGGGACGACAGCATCAACGCCAGCGCCTTTCTCGGCGGCGTGGTGCAGTTGCATACCGGCCTGTTCCTGTACGCAGACAACGAAAGCGAGCTGGCCTCGGTCATGGCCCACGAAATCACCCACGTCACCCAGCGTCATATTGCCCGTTATCTGGAGTCCCAGTCGCGCAGCACCCCCCTGACCATTGCCGGCCTGGTGGGCTCGGTGGCCCTGGCGGTGGTCAATCCCCAGGCGGGCATGGCGGCACTGCAGACCACCCTGGGGCTGCGCATGCAATCGGCCATCAACTATACCCGGGACAACGAATTCGAGGCCGACCGGTTGGGCCTGCGCCTGCTGCACAACGCCGGTTTCGATCCCAACGCCATGGCCAGTTTCTTTCAGAAGCTGTCCGACAAGTACCAGTTTGCCAGCACTCCGCCCCAGATGCTGCTGACTCATCCCCTGCCCGCCAGCCGCATCGCCGAGGCCCGCACCCGGGCAGCGGAATATGCGGTGCGTCCGCTGGCGCCATCCCTGAACTTTCAGCTGGCCAAGGCCCGCATCATGGTGCGGCTGCAGCAGGCGGGCACCCAGGAGCTGCACAAATACTTTGAGCAGGCCGCCGCCGGCAACGACGGCTGGCTGCCGGACGCCGCCCGCTATGGTCAGGCACTGGCGCTGATGGCCATCAACCAGCCCGAGGCCGCCCGGCCGCTGCTGGAACAGGTGGCCAGGGGGCATGGCAACAACCTGTTCGTGCTTGACGCCCTGACCGATCTCGACAATGCCGAAGGCCGTCATGATGCCGCCATCTCCCGGCTGGAAGGGGCTCACCGGCGCCTGCCCGACAACCGGGTGGTGATGATCAACCTGGCCGATACCCTGCTGCAGGCCGGACGCCACCAGGACGCCGCCACCCTGCTCGACGACCACGCCCGCCGCTACGGCGACAATGCCCTGGTGTGGGAGCTGCTGGCCCAGGCCCTGCGCCCACTGGGGGACGAGTCCGCCTTTCGCCGGGCCCAGGCCGAGCTGGCCGCCCTGGAAGGCCGCTTTGACGTGGCCGTGCAGCAAATGGAACTGGCTGCCACCCTGTCACAGGATGCCATGCAACGGGCCCGCCTCGGCGCCCGGCTGGAGCAGCTGCGCCAGCAGCAGCAGGAATGGGACGCGCTGAGGAACTAA
- a CDS encoding sulfurtransferase TusA family protein codes for MDLLDASALRCPLPLLELKLWLKSADSGRRLRLVLADPGSRQDIPAYLERIGQGVEVVKEDTHRLELIVTKHP; via the coding sequence ATGGATCTGCTGGATGCCAGTGCCCTGCGCTGCCCCCTGCCGCTGCTGGAGCTCAAGCTCTGGCTGAAGTCGGCCGACAGCGGGCGGCGGCTCAGGCTGGTGCTGGCCGACCCGGGTTCGCGCCAGGACATTCCCGCCTATCTCGAGCGCATCGGGCAAGGGGTTGAGGTGGTGAAGGAAGACACACACCGGCTCGAACTCATCGTAACCAAACACCCATAA
- a CDS encoding AI-2E family transporter has translation MLDILRHWYRQRFSDPGAVVLFLLLLFGFVVVYFMGRILAPFFAAVVIAYLLEWPVGRLRRLGLGRGPAAGLVLLVFAVLLVLSLVSLVPSILTQTANLAREIPTMINRAQEVLLTLPEQYPELVDVTLVQNLLDDVRGRLLGSADAILSVSISSLTNVAVLLVYLILVSVLVFFMLKDKPALLNSMSRFLPQNRELISRVWHEMNLQIANYVRGKVIEILIVGGVSYVTFALLGLNYALLLAVLVGFSVLIPYIGAAAATVPVAMVGLFQWGFTPPFFYLMVAYAIIQALDGNVLVPVLFSEAVNLHPIAIIVAVLVFGGFWGFWGVFFAIPLATLVKAVINAWPHHDTAPAGPA, from the coding sequence ATGTTGGATATTCTCAGGCACTGGTATCGGCAGCGCTTCTCCGACCCGGGCGCGGTCGTGCTGTTTTTGCTGCTGCTGTTCGGCTTTGTGGTGGTGTATTTCATGGGGCGCATTCTGGCGCCGTTTTTTGCCGCCGTGGTGATTGCCTACCTGCTGGAATGGCCGGTGGGCCGGCTGCGCCGGCTGGGGCTGGGCCGGGGGCCGGCGGCGGGGCTGGTGCTGCTGGTATTTGCGGTGCTGCTGGTGCTGTCACTGGTGAGTCTGGTGCCCTCCATCCTGACCCAGACTGCCAACCTGGCCCGGGAAATTCCTACCATGATCAACCGCGCTCAGGAAGTGTTGCTGACCCTGCCCGAGCAGTACCCGGAGCTGGTGGACGTGACCCTGGTACAGAACCTGCTCGACGACGTGCGCGGCCGGCTGCTGGGCTCGGCGGATGCCATACTGAGCGTGTCCATCAGCTCGCTGACCAATGTGGCGGTACTGCTGGTGTATCTGATCCTGGTGTCGGTGCTGGTGTTTTTTATGCTGAAAGACAAGCCGGCGCTGCTTAACAGCATGAGCCGCTTTTTGCCGCAGAACCGGGAGCTGATCTCCCGGGTCTGGCACGAGATGAACCTGCAAATCGCCAATTATGTACGCGGCAAGGTCATTGAAATCCTGATCGTGGGTGGCGTCAGCTACGTTACCTTTGCCCTGCTGGGGCTCAACTATGCCCTGCTGCTGGCGGTGCTGGTGGGCTTTTCGGTGCTTATTCCCTATATCGGCGCCGCCGCCGCCACCGTGCCGGTGGCCATGGTGGGGTTGTTCCAGTGGGGTTTTACCCCGCCGTTTTTCTACCTGATGGTGGCCTACGCCATTATTCAGGCGCTGGACGGCAACGTGCTGGTGCCGGTGCTGTTCTCCGAAGCGGTCAACCTGCATCCCATCGCCATTATTGTGGCGGTGCTGGTGTTTGGCGGTTTCTGGGGCTTCTGGGGGGTGTTTTTCGCCATTCCCCTGGCCACCCTGGTCAAGGCGGTGATCAACGCCTGGCCTCACCATGACACGGCACCGGCCGGGCCGGCCTGA
- a CDS encoding sodium-dependent transporter, producing MREHFASRFGFIMAAAGAAVGLGNIWGFPTQAASNGGGAFLVAYLVLVLLLAFPMLVMEVAIGRHGQANPVDSVRKLGHSPWQKRLASLVGYAGMLVPSLVLSFYAIVAGWLLAFLAASITRMLGWQAATDWLEAFGLGRNIVWTLVFYLLTILVVQAGVRRGIERWSARLMPALFVLFILLFGYILTQSGAIDGLRHYLIPDFSKVMDGQLLISAMGQAFFSLTIGGCSMLMYGSYLSRQESIPATAFQVTLIDTGVAFLAGLVILPAMFVAMHNGVTIYAEDGSLLSSDTLVFQVLPALFDTMGPVGLVMALVFFVLMGIAALTSSISMLEVPVSYATERFQAPRPLMTWLLGGALALFSVVICLNFGALFGLVIRLSTQNIQPLVGLGFCVLGGWMWGRAKLFEELVKGTPALADSLFWRIWPWYVRLVCPLLVVLVIGASW from the coding sequence GTGAGAGAACATTTCGCTTCCCGCTTCGGGTTTATCATGGCGGCCGCGGGCGCGGCAGTGGGGCTGGGCAATATCTGGGGCTTTCCCACCCAGGCCGCCAGCAACGGCGGCGGCGCCTTTCTGGTGGCCTACCTGGTGCTGGTGCTGCTGCTGGCGTTTCCCATGCTGGTGATGGAAGTGGCCATCGGCCGCCATGGTCAGGCCAACCCGGTGGACTCGGTGCGCAAGCTGGGTCACAGCCCGTGGCAAAAGCGGCTGGCGTCGCTGGTGGGCTACGCCGGCATGCTGGTGCCGAGCCTGGTGCTGTCGTTTTATGCCATCGTGGCCGGCTGGCTGCTGGCCTTTCTCGCCGCCAGCATCACCCGCATGCTGGGCTGGCAGGCGGCCACCGACTGGCTGGAGGCCTTTGGCCTGGGCCGCAACATCGTCTGGACCCTGGTGTTTTACCTGCTCACCATACTGGTGGTGCAGGCCGGGGTACGACGGGGTATTGAGCGCTGGTCGGCGCGGCTGATGCCGGCGCTGTTTGTGCTGTTTATTTTGCTGTTTGGCTACATCCTCACCCAGAGCGGCGCCATCGACGGGCTGCGTCATTACCTGATCCCCGACTTCAGCAAGGTGATGGACGGCCAGCTGCTGATCAGCGCCATGGGCCAGGCCTTTTTCTCGCTGACCATCGGCGGCTGCTCCATGCTGATGTACGGCTCCTACCTGAGCCGGCAGGAAAGCATTCCCGCCACCGCCTTTCAGGTGACCCTGATCGACACCGGCGTGGCCTTTCTGGCGGGCCTGGTGATTTTGCCGGCCATGTTTGTGGCCATGCACAACGGCGTGACCATTTACGCCGAAGACGGCAGCCTGCTGAGCAGCGATACCCTGGTCTTCCAGGTACTGCCGGCCTTGTTCGACACCATGGGGCCGGTGGGCCTGGTGATGGCGCTGGTGTTTTTCGTGCTGATGGGCATCGCCGCCCTGACTTCGTCCATCTCCATGCTGGAGGTGCCGGTGTCCTACGCCACCGAGCGTTTTCAGGCCCCCCGGCCATTGATGACCTGGCTGTTGGGCGGCGCCCTGGCGCTATTTAGTGTGGTGATCTGCCTGAACTTCGGCGCCCTGTTTGGCCTGGTGATCAGGCTCTCCACCCAGAACATTCAGCCGCTGGTGGGGCTCGGGTTCTGCGTGCTGGGCGGCTGGATGTGGGGCCGGGCCAAGTTGTTTGAAGAGCTGGTTAAAGGCACGCCGGCGCTGGCCGACAGCCTGTTCTGGCGCATCTGGCCCTGGTATGTGCGGCTGGTCTGCCCGCTGCTGGTGGTGCTGGTGATCGGCGCCAGCTGGTGA
- a CDS encoding tetratricopeptide repeat protein, whose amino-acid sequence MIVDITVENFQQALIQASMDKTVVIFFHADQVPECQPMSAQLERLIGADNGHVDLARVDVADPQLQSLAVQLGLQALPALVAFKGGQPVDILEGPQDEAALKGFLQPYQPNQAELLLDQAKQMLGLDPQAAYDLLQQARALDDTPAIRLTLAETALALNKLEETRQLLDTIGMADQDAQYQHVLARLELAQEAADSPELRELEQRLAAAPEDLGLKEELAVQYFQAGRQEEALQLLTEILQKDLSFGDARKHLLDMLTSMGADPVASRYRRKLYSMLY is encoded by the coding sequence ATGATCGTTGATATCACGGTAGAGAATTTTCAGCAGGCGCTGATCCAGGCATCCATGGACAAGACGGTGGTGATTTTTTTCCACGCCGATCAGGTGCCCGAGTGCCAGCCCATGAGCGCACAGCTTGAGCGGCTGATTGGTGCCGACAACGGCCATGTGGACCTGGCCCGGGTGGACGTGGCGGATCCGCAACTGCAGAGCCTGGCCGTGCAGCTGGGCCTGCAGGCGCTGCCGGCCCTGGTGGCATTCAAGGGCGGCCAGCCGGTTGACATACTGGAAGGCCCCCAGGACGAAGCCGCCCTCAAGGGGTTTCTCCAGCCCTATCAGCCCAACCAGGCCGAGCTGCTGCTGGATCAGGCCAAACAGATGCTGGGCCTGGACCCACAAGCCGCCTACGACCTACTGCAACAGGCCAGGGCGCTGGATGACACCCCGGCCATTCGCCTGACCCTGGCCGAAACGGCGTTGGCCCTGAACAAGCTGGAAGAGACCCGGCAGTTACTGGACACCATTGGCATGGCGGATCAGGACGCCCAGTACCAGCATGTGCTGGCCCGGCTGGAGCTGGCCCAGGAAGCCGCCGATAGCCCCGAGCTGCGCGAGCTGGAGCAACGGCTGGCCGCCGCACCGGAAGATCTGGGTCTGAAGGAAGAGCTGGCGGTGCAGTATTTTCAGGCCGGCCGTCAGGAGGAAGCGCTGCAGTTACTGACCGAAATACTGCAAAAGGATCTGTCGTTTGGCGACGCCAGAAAACACCTGCTCGACATGCTCACCAGCATGGGCGCCGATCCGGTGGCGTCCCGCTATCGCCGCAAGCTGTATAGCATGCTGTATTGA
- a CDS encoding 4'-phosphopantetheinyl transferase superfamily protein: MSENNDIAVELLVCDVMAIKPPQNACKSLSRAERQRLQGLPGAVQARLFLLGRYLLRQRLGQLLGEPPAALDIGLNNRGKPELADRGWQFNLSHSGSLLALAFSPCAPVGVDLESRQLDGPRITRLARRYLADAEQAWLAESRQPAHDFQRLWTVKEAVLKADGGGIANNLAGVEWQPGQPLARFNGQPYRLFQGGLGHTSLTLAVAGEAGRLRRLSLGDCAPALEITGLQPNLAINP; encoded by the coding sequence ATGAGTGAAAACAACGATATTGCCGTCGAACTGCTGGTTTGTGACGTCATGGCGATAAAACCGCCACAAAATGCCTGTAAATCGCTCTCCCGGGCCGAACGCCAGCGCCTGCAGGGCCTTCCCGGTGCGGTTCAGGCCCGGCTGTTTCTGCTGGGGCGCTACCTGTTGCGCCAGCGCCTGGGCCAACTGCTGGGCGAGCCCCCCGCCGCCCTCGACATTGGCCTCAACAACCGGGGCAAGCCGGAGCTGGCCGACCGCGGCTGGCAGTTCAACCTGAGCCACAGCGGCTCACTGCTGGCGCTGGCGTTCAGTCCCTGCGCCCCGGTGGGGGTGGATCTGGAAAGCCGGCAGCTGGACGGCCCCCGCATCACCCGCCTGGCCCGGCGCTACCTCGCCGATGCAGAACAGGCATGGCTGGCCGAAAGCCGCCAGCCGGCCCATGACTTTCAGCGGCTGTGGACCGTCAAGGAGGCGGTGCTCAAGGCCGATGGCGGGGGCATCGCCAACAACCTCGCCGGGGTAGAGTGGCAACCCGGCCAGCCCCTCGCCCGCTTCAATGGCCAGCCCTACCGACTGTTTCAGGGAGGCCTTGGCCATACCAGCCTCACCCTGGCGGTGGCGGGCGAGGCCGGCCGGCTGCGCCGACTCTCCCTCGGCGATTGCGCCCCGGCGCTTGAAATTACCGGTCTGCAACCCAATTTAGCCATAAACCCCTAA
- a CDS encoding NlpC/P60 family protein, producing MTGKKPSSSLTYSISTEPMKPKRSQAMVSDLHQVYQRWRGVPYRFGGASEQGIDCSAFTQTLYQEAFGLELPRSTNEQVLLGREVERSELRPGDLVFFRTGRSTRHNGVYIGNGKFAHASSSVGVTISSLDNVYWRSRYWQARRVLDEM from the coding sequence ATGACTGGCAAAAAGCCGTCCTCTTCCCTGACTTACAGCATCAGCACCGAGCCCATGAAGCCCAAGCGCAGCCAGGCCATGGTCAGTGATCTGCACCAGGTTTACCAGCGCTGGCGGGGCGTTCCCTACCGTTTTGGCGGCGCCAGCGAGCAGGGCATCGACTGCTCCGCCTTTACCCAGACCCTGTATCAGGAAGCCTTTGGCCTGGAGCTGCCGCGCAGCACCAATGAGCAGGTATTACTGGGGCGGGAAGTGGAGCGGAGCGAGCTGCGCCCCGGTGATCTGGTGTTTTTCCGCACCGGCCGCAGCACCCGCCACAACGGGGTTTACATCGGCAACGGCAAGTTTGCCCATGCTTCCTCCAGTGTGGGGGTAACCATCTCCAGCCTGGACAATGTCTACTGGCGCAGCCGCTACTGGCAGGCCCGCCGGGTACTGGACGAGATGTAA